In Hyla sarda isolate aHylSar1 chromosome 12, aHylSar1.hap1, whole genome shotgun sequence, a genomic segment contains:
- the ODAD4 gene encoding outer dynein arm-docking complex subunit 4 isoform X1 yields the protein MMAAEADGEQGLPRSSFTTYMAEGEQLYQKGEYYKAQESFTNALDLQPTEKHCLVARSKCFLKLGDPESALKDAEASLQEDKDFFRGLYQKAEALYAMGDFEFALVFYHRGYRLRPELQEFRLGIQKAQEAIENSVGTPASVRLENKEGMAFLSKQEESKKAKQKAPAKVPKKDQKQQKKVDPSKSQKTARQLLGKLYNDMEYLETLLKDEGLVKGNTRSGLKLQDLILNAITYLDTRTEFWRQQKPIYARERDRRIMQQKWNRERSKPSDRNRYILKSMEEIDQLFSNGNPEGSYKKAHQVLKNIQTWKDDTPNMQELIGNLHSCIGNAHMDMGQMEEALQSHKKDLKIANENNLLEAKSRALDNIGRVYARIGKFKEAVTVWEEKIPLASSSLEKTWLFHEIGRCYLELELLEEARDYGVRSQREAEEAADVEWQLNASVLVAQAQAKLKDYQSAVINFEKALEKARTVDNKDAEQAIISALEDAKRGTTEEVKSEESEKEDSPSEDNE from the exons ATGATGGCGGCGGAGGCGGACGGAGAGCAGGGGCTGCCGCGGAGCAGCTTCACCACATACATGGCGGAGGGGGAGCAGCTCTACCAGAAAGGGGAGTACTACAAAGCCCAGGAGAGCTTCACCAAT GCTCTGGACTTACAGCCGACCGAGAAGCACTGCCTCGTAGCGCGGTCGAAATGTTTCTTGAAACTCGGGGACCCGGAATCGGCTTTGAAGGATGCGGAGGCCTCGCTACAGGAAGACAAAGATTTCTTTAGA GGTCTATACCAGAAAGCAGAGGCTCTCTATGCTATGGGGGATTTTGAATTTGCCCTTGTCTTCTATCACAGAGGGTACAGGTTACGCCCCGAACTCCAGGAATTTCGTCTGGGAATCCAGAAGGCTCAGGAAGCTATTGAAAACTCTGTTGGCA CTCCGGCTTCTGTAAGGCTAGAAAACAAGGAGGGAATGGCGTTTCTTAGCAAGCAAGAAGAG AGCAAAAAGGCGAAACAAAAAGCTCCAGCAAAGGTTCCCAAAAAAGACCAAAAGCAGCAGAAGAAGGTGGACCCTTCAAAAAGCCAGAAGACTGCCCGACAGCTGTTGGGGAAGCTCTACAATGACATGGAGTATCTGGAGACACTGTTAAAGGATGAAG GGTTGGTGAAAGGAAACACTAGGAGCGGGTTAAAACTGCAGGACCTGATCCTGAACGCCATCACCTACCTGGACACACGGACCGAGTTCTGGCGGCAGCAGAAACCAATCTACGCCCGCGAAAGGGACCGCAGAATCATGCAACAGAAGTGGAACCGGGAACGGAGTAAACCTTCCGATCGGAACCGGTACATCCTGAAAAGCATGGAAGAGATTGATCAGT TATTCTCCAATGGAAACCCAGAAGGAAGTTACAAGAAGGCCCACCAGGTATTGAAGAACATCCAGACCTGGAAAGACGACACGCCGAATATGCAGGAATTGATAGGAAACCTGCATAGCTGCATCGGCAACGCTCATATGGACATGGGACAGATGGAGGAGGCGCTGCAGAGTCACAAGAAGGACCTCAAAATAGCCAATGAAAA caatttacTAGAAGCAAAGTCCCGCGCGCTGGACAACATCGGGCGAGTCTACGCGCGGATTGGAAAGTTTAAAGAAGCTGTAACAGT GTGGGAGGAGAAGATCCCATTGGCCTCgtccagcttggagaagacctgGCTCTTCCACGAGATCGGGAGATGTTAcctggagctggaattactggAAGAAGCCAGAGACTACGGCGTGAGGTCTCAGCGTGAGGCAGAGGAGGCCGCGGACGTGGAGTGGCAGCTCAATGCCAGTGTCCTGGTGGCACAGGCCCAAG CAAAATTAAAAGATTATCAGTCCGCTGTGATCAACTTCGAaaaagccttagagaaagcgagAACGGTCGACAACAAGGACGCAGAGCAGGCGATCATTTCT GCTCTGGAAGACGCAAAAAGAGGAACAACAGAGGAGGTTAAATCGGAAGAAAGCGAGAAGGAAGATTCCCCATCTG AGGACAATGAATGA
- the ODAD4 gene encoding outer dynein arm-docking complex subunit 4 isoform X2 encodes MGDFEFALVFYHRGYRLRPELQEFRLGIQKAQEAIENSVGTPASVRLENKEGMAFLSKQEESKKAKQKAPAKVPKKDQKQQKKVDPSKSQKTARQLLGKLYNDMEYLETLLKDEGLVKGNTRSGLKLQDLILNAITYLDTRTEFWRQQKPIYARERDRRIMQQKWNRERSKPSDRNRYILKSMEEIDQLFSNGNPEGSYKKAHQVLKNIQTWKDDTPNMQELIGNLHSCIGNAHMDMGQMEEALQSHKKDLKIANENNLLEAKSRALDNIGRVYARIGKFKEAVTVWEEKIPLASSSLEKTWLFHEIGRCYLELELLEEARDYGVRSQREAEEAADVEWQLNASVLVAQAQAKLKDYQSAVINFEKALEKARTVDNKDAEQAIISALEDAKRGTTEEVKSEESEKEDSPSEDNE; translated from the exons ATGGGGGATTTTGAATTTGCCCTTGTCTTCTATCACAGAGGGTACAGGTTACGCCCCGAACTCCAGGAATTTCGTCTGGGAATCCAGAAGGCTCAGGAAGCTATTGAAAACTCTGTTGGCA CTCCGGCTTCTGTAAGGCTAGAAAACAAGGAGGGAATGGCGTTTCTTAGCAAGCAAGAAGAG AGCAAAAAGGCGAAACAAAAAGCTCCAGCAAAGGTTCCCAAAAAAGACCAAAAGCAGCAGAAGAAGGTGGACCCTTCAAAAAGCCAGAAGACTGCCCGACAGCTGTTGGGGAAGCTCTACAATGACATGGAGTATCTGGAGACACTGTTAAAGGATGAAG GGTTGGTGAAAGGAAACACTAGGAGCGGGTTAAAACTGCAGGACCTGATCCTGAACGCCATCACCTACCTGGACACACGGACCGAGTTCTGGCGGCAGCAGAAACCAATCTACGCCCGCGAAAGGGACCGCAGAATCATGCAACAGAAGTGGAACCGGGAACGGAGTAAACCTTCCGATCGGAACCGGTACATCCTGAAAAGCATGGAAGAGATTGATCAGT TATTCTCCAATGGAAACCCAGAAGGAAGTTACAAGAAGGCCCACCAGGTATTGAAGAACATCCAGACCTGGAAAGACGACACGCCGAATATGCAGGAATTGATAGGAAACCTGCATAGCTGCATCGGCAACGCTCATATGGACATGGGACAGATGGAGGAGGCGCTGCAGAGTCACAAGAAGGACCTCAAAATAGCCAATGAAAA caatttacTAGAAGCAAAGTCCCGCGCGCTGGACAACATCGGGCGAGTCTACGCGCGGATTGGAAAGTTTAAAGAAGCTGTAACAGT GTGGGAGGAGAAGATCCCATTGGCCTCgtccagcttggagaagacctgGCTCTTCCACGAGATCGGGAGATGTTAcctggagctggaattactggAAGAAGCCAGAGACTACGGCGTGAGGTCTCAGCGTGAGGCAGAGGAGGCCGCGGACGTGGAGTGGCAGCTCAATGCCAGTGTCCTGGTGGCACAGGCCCAAG CAAAATTAAAAGATTATCAGTCCGCTGTGATCAACTTCGAaaaagccttagagaaagcgagAACGGTCGACAACAAGGACGCAGAGCAGGCGATCATTTCT GCTCTGGAAGACGCAAAAAGAGGAACAACAGAGGAGGTTAAATCGGAAGAAAGCGAGAAGGAAGATTCCCCATCTG AGGACAATGAATGA